A region of the Leeuwenhoekiella sp. MAR_2009_132 genome:
AACCGGTATCTTTTGACAAACCTGATGTTACCGAGGCGCAACTTGGTAAAAAGGCTGAAGAAATTTTGAATGGTTTAAAAAGCAGATCATTGCTGGTGGCTGCCTTAGTCTGTAGTCATCTTAAATTTTTATCTCCACAGGTTTTTGAAGCGGGATTGGTATCCACAATCAATTGTGATCTTGATAAGCAAGCGATGAAAGCCTATAATCTAAAAACAGATTCATATAATATTTTATATGGAATCGTACGTTTTTGCGATCGGCTTAGTTTAATGATTTGTCAGGACGAACTTCCCGATGCAAATCGTTCTTACGATATTAATGATGCGCTGGGAGATACTATTCACAACCTGTGCGATAAGGAGGGTGAGTTGATAATTAATCCGTGGCCCTTTCAAGAGGATGAGGTTATCATTAATTATGAATATCACATTTTAAAACAGCGTAGTTTTAAAAATAGCCAAACCTTCTACAAAGCATTTAAAGAAAGTGAAATAGGATTTTCTAAAATAGTTTTTAAAAAATCCTAATTTCTCAAGCTAGTGGTTTTATTAAGCAGTTCCGGTAAATTTTCGGCTTAAATAAACTGCAGTTTTGCTTTCTTTATTCTGTGCGACTTTTTCTGGTGTTCCTGCTGCAACTACAGTACCTCCTTCATCACCGGCTCCTGGGCCTATATCTATAACCCAATCACTTGCAGCAATAATTTGCATATCGTGTTCTACTACAATAACCGTATTGCCTGCGTC
Encoded here:
- a CDS encoding DUF3891 family protein, with the protein product MIVSADINGTRIITQTHHAHIACYIGHQLKNKYKNAYFADVIAAIAFHETRETDFNYTRQLNDLGQPVSFDKPDVTEAQLGKKAEEILNGLKSRSLLVAALVCSHLKFLSPQVFEAGLVSTINCDLDKQAMKAYNLKTDSYNILYGIVRFCDRLSLMICQDELPDANRSYDINDALGDTIHNLCDKEGELIINPWPFQEDEVIINYEYHILKQRSFKNSQTFYKAFKESEIGFSKIVFKKS